A genomic region of Hirundo rustica isolate bHirRus1 chromosome 12, bHirRus1.pri.v3, whole genome shotgun sequence contains the following coding sequences:
- the IFRD2 gene encoding interferon-related developmental regulator 2, translating into MPRSRRAARRGGTGSARSGSPGSEEEAGSEVLSRCSSASESAGPADEGTGSEAASEQGQEEEVEDRLKEHMDNLLDKSAKARQAALQSLRLALSSKTLSEFLLERRLTLTDSLEKCLKKGKGEEQALAGTVLTLLCLQMGSGPEGEEVFCSLKPLLISILTDSTASPSARQSCATALGMCCYIAAADLKDLVSCLSCLEGIFSPPSTGEGDSAPAQHGPLHCSALQSWSLLLTICPPSHLRSILDNRWLQLPPLLTSSSVALRILAGETIALLFELAQDLEEDLCNQDTEFLCTQLKVLATESNKYRAKTDRRRQRSIFRDILRFIESGEYQEETIRFGLECMYLDSWARQRTYQAFKEVLGSGIRHHLQNNELLREIFGLGPPLVLDAAALKASKVSRFEKHLYNSAAFKARTKARSRVRDKRADVL; encoded by the exons cgcgcGCC GCGGCGGCACCGGCAGCGCGCGGTCCGGCTCGCCCGGCAGCGAGGAGGAGGCCGGCAGCGAGGTGCTGAGCCGCTGCAGCAGCGCCAGCGAGAGCGCCGGCCCCGCCGACGAGGGCACAG GGAGCGAGGCGGCGAGCGAGCAAggccaggaggaggaggtagaGGACAGGCTGAAAGAGCACATGGACAACCTCCTGGACAAGAG CGCCAAGGCACGGCAGGCGGCATTGCAGAGCCTGCGCTTGGCCCTGTCCTCCAAAACCCTGTCCGAGTTCCTGCTGGAGCGCCGCCTGACGCTCACCGACTCCCTGGAGAAGTGTCTCAAGAAAG GTAAAGGAGAGGAACAGGCACTGGCTGGCACCGTCCtcaccctcctctgcctccagatGGGCTCTGGCCCGGAGGGAGAAGAGGTGTTCTGCAGCCTGAAGCCTCTGCTTATCAGCATCCTGAcagacagcacagccagccccagcgCCCGGCAGAGC TGCGCCACGGCCCTGGGCATGTGCTGCTacattgctgctgctgaccTCAAG gacctggtTTCTTGCCTGTCCTGCTTAGAGGGCATCTTCAGCCCCCCCAGCACAGGCGAAGGCGACTCAGCACCTGCCCAGCACGGGCCTCTGCACTGCAGTGCGCTCCAGTCATGgtccctgctcctcaccatcTGCCCCCCGTCCCACCTCAGGAGCATTTTGGACAA TcgctggctgcagctgcccccacTGCTGACCAGCAGCAGTGTTGCCCTGCGCATCCTGGCTGGGGAAACCATTGCGCTGCTCTTCGAACTGGCCCAGGACCTGGAG GAGGACTTGTGCAACCAAGACACAGAGTTCCTGTGTACCCAGCTCAAGGTCCTGGCTACTGAGAGCAACAAGTACCGAGCCAAGACAGACCGACGGAGGCAGCGATCCATCTTCCGGGACATCCTGCGTTTCATTGAG AGTGGGGAGTACCAGGAGGAGACCATCCGATTTGGCCTGGAGTGCATGTACCTGGACAGCTGGGCACGCCAACGCACCTACCAAGCCTTTAAGGAGGTGCTGGGCTCCGGCATTCGCCACCACCTCCAG AACAATGAGTTGCTACGGGAGATCTTTGGCCTCGGGCCCCCCTTGGTGCTGGATGCGGCCGCTCTGAAAGCCAGCAAGGTCTCCCGCTTCGAGAAG caCCTCTACAACTCGGCTGCCTTCAAAGCCCGCACGAAAGCCCGGAGCCGCGTGCGGGACAAGCGGGCAGATGTGCTGTGA
- the NAA80 gene encoding N-alpha-acetyltransferase 80 has protein sequence MGSVSEELSLVPLHQRPELLEACANLLGEEWGKSRASRLHTLQRSSDTFPACLLLLRSQGPSKSPAAREGPCELVGHARLSRVVGRPHDLFVESVVVARALRGQGYGRRLMEATERWARARGFRCLHLTTHDKQHFYAHLGFVLGEPVQNVAFLSPAISSEVLRLFSAPSGAATPTTARPWVPAAPPPPLSVPPPPPPPTVIWARGVLAESSEQSLLETPHRDAKGLPIFWMKKDI, from the coding sequence ATGGGTTCCGTGTCAGAGGAGCTCAGCTTGGTCCCCTTGCACCAGAGGCCGGAGCTGCTGGAAGCCTGTGCCAACCTGCTGGGCGAGGAGTGGGGGAAGAGCCGGGCGTCGCGGCTCCACACTCTCCAGCGCTCCTCGGACAcctttcctgcctgcctgctgctgctgcggagCCAGGGCCCCAGCAAGAGCCCCGCCGCCCGGGAGGGGCCCTGTGAGCTCGTGGGCCATGCCCGACTCTCCCGCGTGGTCGGTCGTCCCCATGACCTCTTCGTGGAGAGCGTGGTGGTGGCCCGGGCGCTGCGGGGCCAGGGCTATGGGCGGCGGCTGATGGAGGCCACTGAGCGGTGGGCCCGGGCCCGGGGCTTTCGCTGCCTGCACCTCACCACCCACGACAAGCAGCATTTCTATGCCCACCTGGGCTTTGTCCTGGGTGAGCCGGTGCAGAATGTGGCCTTTCTCAGCCCAGCTATATCCTCTGAGGTGCTGCGGCTCTTCTCCGCCCCGTCTGGGGCTGCCACCCCCACCACCGCCAGGCCGTGGGTTCCCGCTgcccccccgccgcccctctCTGTCCCCCCACCACCTCCCCCACCGACTGTGATCTGGGCGAGGGGTGTCCTGGCTGAGAGCAGCGAGCAGAGCCTCCTGGAAACCCCACACCGCGATGCCAAAGGGCTCCCCATCTTCTGGATGAAGAAGGACATCTGA
- the HYAL3 gene encoding hyaluronidase-3: MVLVLALWACLALGTASEESPAPEPLAGGQPFAVVWNIPTSRCQHRFGIGLPLSDYGIVENQGGHFAGQNITIFYKNKFGLYPYLSQQGVPHNGGIPQRVSLNAHLSRVAEDIGLLLQPSFHGLAVVDWEEWRPLWAQNWGAKRMYRTASEQWVRDRHGILPARRQLQLAQLEFEQAAQVLMEETLLVGRALRPGGLWGFYRFPDCLNSNWAKEANYSGQCQPAEVQRNNHLGWLWAASSALYPSIYLPPALPPALRRRYVHHRLREALRVAAFGAEGLLPVIAYSRLSFRRSSRFLHLADLVHTIGESAALGAAGLVLWGDMSYSRSAESCASLRHYLMSTLGPYVANVTAAARECSRGQCHGHGRCVRRQPHDLGSLLHLGPGASPRAAFRCHCYRGWAGEGCAQRVQFSPATSCQVPSHAHSLYGHKDLTSPDTCLPQGTWGW; the protein is encoded by the exons atggtgctggtgctggcacTGTGGGcctgcctggcactgggcacGGCCAGTGAGGAGAGCCCGGCacccgagcccctggcaggcgGCCAGCCCTTTGCCGTGGTCTGGAACATCCCCACCAGCCGCTGCCAGCACCGCTTTGGCATTGGGCTGCCCCTCAGCGACTACGGCATCGTGGAGAACCAGGGCGGCCACTTTGCCGGCCAGAACATCACCATCTTCTACAAGAACAAGTTTGGGCTGTACCCCTACCTGTCACAGCAGGGTGTCCCCCACAACGGGGGTATCCCCCAGCGTGTCTCCCTCAACGCCCACCTCAGCAGGGTGGCTGAGGACATCGGCCTCCTCCTGCAACCCTCTTTCCATGGCTTGGCTGTGGTGGACTGGGAGGAGTGGAGGCCCCTGTGGGCTCAAAACTGGGGAGCCAAAAGGATGTACCGGACAGCCTCAGAGCAGTGGGTGCGGGACCGGCACGGCATCCTGCCGGCACGgcggcagctccagctggcccAGCTGGAGTTCGAGCAGGCCGCACAGGTTCTAATGGAGGAGACTCTGCTGGTGGGCCGAGCCCTGCGCCCCGGGGGGCTCTGGGGTTTCTACCGCTTTCCCGACTGCCTCAACAGCAACTGGGCCAAGGAGGCAAACTACAGCGGGCAGTGCCAGCCGGCGGAGGTGCAGCGTAACAACCatctgggctggctctgggcCGCCTCTTCCGCCCTGTACCCCAGCATCTACCTgccgccggcgctgccgcccgcGCTGCGCCGCCGCTACGTGCACCACCGGCTGCGCGAGGCCCTGCGCGTGGCCGCCTTCGGGGCCGAAGGCCTGCTGCCCGTGATCGCCTACTCCCGCCTCTCCTTCCGCCGCTCGTCCCGCTTCCTGCACCTG GCTGACCTGGTGCACACCATCGGGGAGAGCGCGGCACTGGGAGCGGCCGGACTCGTGCTCTGGGGAGACATGTCGTACTCCCGCTCGGCC GAAAGCTGTGCCAGCCTGCGCCACTACCTCATGTCCACCCTGGGTCCCTACGTGGCCAACGTGACGGCAGCAGCCCGAGAATGCAGCCGTGGGCAGTGCCATGGACACGGGCGCTGTGTGCGCCGGCAGCCCCACGACCTGGGCAGCCTCCTGCACCTCGGCCCCGGTGCCAGCCCGCGAGCTGCTTTCCGCTGCCACTGCTACCGTGGCTGGGCAGGTGAAGGCTGTGCCCAGCGGGTACAGTTCAGccctgccacctcctgccaGGTGCCTAGCCATGCTCACAGCCTCTACGGGCACAAGGATCTCACATCCCCTGACACCTGCCTGCCACAGGGCACGTGGGGCTGGTGA
- the RRP9 gene encoding U3 small nucleolar RNA-interacting protein 2: protein MGLTEGTTKKMMKQDVQESSFTCMTMDEAKEGLSRRDRRRGAFAAPVPIPVPSRRSPRFVPQAPGAAGRPRATAARPADEEVSSDSETESPLLGRRRREAAEEEVEETPQEKKLRLAKQYLEELRQLEEERAEEEEELEPPDLIGDRLKEDVLEQKGRLQRLVAKDVQPPDPARIRVLRGHQLPVTCLVISPDDKFIFSASKDGSLIKWEVDSGKRLCVVPGGKKGTEERHMGHASQVLCMAISSDGKYLATGDKNKLIMIWDAATCKRLHIFTGHRDAVSALSFRKGTHQLYSASHDRCVKVWDVGENAYVETLFGHQDIITGLDSLSRECCVTAGGRDGTVRLWKIPEESQLVFSGHQGSIDCIQLINEEHMVSGADDGSLALWGLTKRKPLVLARQAHGEQEAQGLQQPYWISAVAALRNTDLLATGSHSGSVKLWKCGEGFRKLEHLLDIPLVGFVNSLKFSAAGDFLVAGIGQEHRLGRWWRIKEAKNSICIIPLKQKTTASSPESPGSS from the exons ATGGGGCTTACAGAGGGCACCACAAAGAAGATGATGAAGCAGGACGTGCAAGAAAGTTCTTTCACCTGTATGACCATGGATGAGGCCAAG GAAGGGCTATCTCGCCGGGATCGACGCCGTGGCGCTTTCGCTGCGCCCGTCCCTattcccgtcccgtcccgtcgATCGCCCCGTTTTGTTCCGCAGGCACCGGGCGCCGCTGGGAGACCGCGGGCGACGGCCGCTCGGCCCGCCGACGAGGAAGTGTCTAGCGACTCCGAGACAGAGAG cccgttgttggggcggcggcggcgagagGCagcggaggaggaggtggaggagacGCCGCAGGAGAAGAAGCTGCGCTTGGCCAAGCAGTACCTGGAGGAGCTCCGCCAGCTCG AGGAGGAGcgggcggaggaggaggaggaactcGAGCCGCCGGATCTCATCGGCGACCGGCTGAAGGAGGACGTG ttggAGCAGAAAGGCCGGCTGCAGCGCCTGGTCGCCAAAGAT gtACAGCCTCCAGATCCAGCCAGGATCCGTGTGCTGCGGGGACACCAGCTGCCTGTTACCTGCCTCGTCATCTCTCCTGATGacaaattcattttttctgcttccaaGGACGGCTCCCTCATCAAAT GGGAGGTGGACAGTGGGAAGAGGCTGTGCGTGGTGCCCGGGGGGAAGAAGGGCACGGAGGAGCGGCACATGGGGCACGCATCCCAAGTCCTTTGCATGGCCATTTCATCGGACGGCAAGTACCTG GCTACGGGAGACAAGAACAAGCTGATCATGATCTGGGATGCAGCCACCTGCAAGCGCCTGCACATCTTCACAGGGCACCGCGACGCCGTCTCG gcccTGTCCTTCCGAAAGGGCACACACCAGCTGTACAGCGCTTCCCATGACCGCTGTGTCAAGGTCTGGGATGTGGGGGAGAATGCATACGTGGAGACCCT GTTCggacaccaggacatcatcACAGGGCTGGACAGCCTGAGCCGGGagtgctgtgtgacagcagggGGACGGGATGGCACCGTGCGGCTCTGGAAGATCCCTGAGGAATCACAGCTCGTGTTTTCGGGGCACCA GGGCTCCATCGACTGTATCCAGCTCATCAACGAGGAGCACATGGTGTCTGGTGCTGATGATGG GTCTTTAGCCCTGTGGGGGCTGACCAAGAGGAAGCCGCTGGTGCTGGCCCGGCAGGCGCACGGTGAACAGGAGGCCCAGGGCCTGCAGCAGCCCTACTGGATCTCGGCAGTGGCTGCCCTGCGCAACACTGACCTCCTGGCCACAG GGTCCCACAGTGGCAGCGTGAAGCTCTGGAAGTGTGGTGAAGGATTTCGGAAGCTGGAGCACCTCTTGGACATCCCCTTG GTGGGTTTTGTCAACAGCCTCAAGTTCTCAGCAGCTGGTGATTTCCTGGTGGCTGGCATTGGACAGGAGCACCG GCTCGGACGGTGGTGGAGAATCAAAGAAGCCAAAAACAGCATCTGCATCATCCCCCTGAAGCAGAAGACCACAGCCTCGAGCCCTGAATCCCCTGGCAGCTCCTAG